One Dysidea avara chromosome 7, odDysAvar1.4, whole genome shotgun sequence genomic region harbors:
- the LOC136259654 gene encoding uncharacterized protein isoform X2, translating to MVQQCVSNLDHFAMSTLAVDSGIYSTDTSEIDIDVKIVVDSTEMDNKADSDGDIASSGCTGRNESHTDYLQVPSSIDTLGNTQHRGSLASIVVDVFTPENITTVLKLRLATTITVIICIMLLLFVTPIVWYNVDRPTLELTTIEYESMVRNKCNETEMSNTMLLSDCEINETEYQDCEFDSTILGLHLVYFIGTFLNSSTQCLTDNTLSFFCNATLLLCNGNSFLVDLTEECKEVRDNKCASEWRIVESICDTAVVNFSSYSGDGNLTFSKAPNQNCPPGFDHLSDSRCFPVCGENYLSIDDSSVDYFPIVVTICGIIGFIGGVITLIAYYYRRNKLFQFPQIYIVYNTVSWMIIWWILML from the exons TTTCTAACCTCGATCACTTTGCCATGAGTACACTAGCAGTTGATAGTGGGATATACTCTACTGATACTTCAGAGATAGATATTGATGTTAAGATTGTGGTGGACAGTACGGAGATGGACAATAAAGCAGATAGTGATGGTGATATAGCCAGTTCAGGATGTACTGGGAGAAATGAATCACACACTGACTACTTGCAAGTACCTAGTAGTATAGATACTTTGGGGAATACTCAGCATAGAGGTTCTCTAGCAAGTATTGTAGTTGACGTTTTTACACCTGAGAACATCACCACTGTTTTAAAGTTGCGATTAGCAACGACTATCACTGTGATTATTTGcataatgttgttgttatttGTTACTCCAATTGTCTGGTACAATGTAGATCGACCTACTTTGGAATTAACCACAATTGAATATGAAAGTATGGTTAGAAATAAATGCAAT GAAACAGAAATGTCTAATACTATGTTATTAAGCGATTGTGAAATAAATGAAACAGAATATCAAGATTGTGAATTTGATTCTACAATTTTGGGTCTACACTTAGTATATTTCATTGGAACGTTTTTGAACAGTTCTACACAGTGTTTGACAGATAATACACTCTCTTTTTTCTGCAATGCAACACTTCTATTGTGTAATGGTAATAGTTTTTTAGTAGACCTGACTGAAGAGTGTAAAGAAGTTAGAGATAACAAATGTGCTTCTGAGTGGAGAATAGTGGAGAGCATTTGTGACACAGCTGTTGTCaatttttcaagttattctggaGATGGGAATTTGACATTCTCAAAGGCTCCAAATCAGAATTGCCCACCTGGATTTGATCATTTAAGTGACTCAAGATGCTTTCCAGTGTGTGGTGAGAATTACTTGTCCATAGACGACAGTTCTGTTGATTACTTCCCAATTGTGGTGACCATATGTGGAATAATTGGTTTTATTGGTGGAGTTATTACTTTAATTGCTTATTACTACAGACGAAATAAATT ATTTCAGTTTCCTCAGATATATATTGTATACAACA
- the LOC136259653 gene encoding uncharacterized protein has product MNDRRGHRKLRLHSNKHWQPKPKRLPVSIPLRDVSVLKVSLPLSFQVSLPLCSFVDAPVMSLDILRSRLKQCNGIPSGWIDTIQNAELRIFQLGYFESGTEVLRSLAIKEDFSWIVNYKRETLKPSSALLKDIPTSLNSVSHVSNFINILHTSKVCKGNCDDAFLKLPNIQNGELKDNSRTSTVATLDTARTGSLSIYHVECDILMNSTEESRLCICCKKYKKTLSAMLSRRRKDQKTHPSSHTTYGNLSASEKDERLRNLHQESKKAKLRVCRLQEKISTAATQDGVTLNVDLHDDMKAMMDATTKQIHSMYPEGSFQRLFWDQQQTACSIKDSRSMKWHPLVIKWSLYLRHLSGKSYELLRKTGCIKLPSQRTLRDYTHYTSTTIGFSAETDRELYDIAFLSNELNRYVFLVMDEVHIKTDLVYDKHQGSLIGFVNLGNTNNRLLEFENALSETQHEQQLASSMLVLMVRGIFQKLNYPYAQFACNNLSGELMFDPVWEAISRLERMGFRVLGITCDGASPNRRLWKLHNAKDEMVYKVPNPFAREGPRDLHFISDPPHLLKTIRNSWNSNKRKLWCNGKEISWGHLEQLYLDDTGGPQAVPQQGGVIRQVKKLRYEHVYLTTFSKMRVDLAAQALSETLAKSLEENYGEEVQETVKFVKIIDKFFDCFNVSNAVTGYHSRKSFKDPYTSKKDFRLQWLEEEFLPYLENWEKSVYEREGFSPKQKEMMLIPRETRLGITVTVKSFVELVKYIFIIPGVKIFLSERLCQDPLENYFGCQRQRGGRHENPNVNDFCKNSQALKVINSVCEAFQKEIAVARSSL; this is encoded by the exons ATGAATGATAGGAGAGGTCACAGAAAGCTTAGACTTCATAGTAACAAACACTGGCAGCCTAAACCTAAGAGGCTACCAGTTTCAATTCCTTTGAGAGatgtgtcagtgctgaaggtgtCTCTGCCACTGTCATTTCAAGTGTCTCTGCCTTTGTGTTCATTTGTTGATGCACCAGTCATGTCTTTGGATATTTTGCGCAGTAGACTGAAACAGTGTAATGGCATTCCTTCAG GGTGGATTGATACAATCCAAAATGCAGAATTGAGAATATTCCAACTGGGTTATTTTGAGTCTGGCACTGAGGTTTTAAGATCGTTAGCCATTAAGGAAGACTTCTCATGGATTGTGAATTATAAAAGAGAAACTCTGAAGCCCTCATCTGCTCTTTTGAAAGACATTCCGACATCTCTTAATTCAG tttcacatgtatcAAACTTTATCAACATTCTACATACAAGCAAGGTTTGCAAAGGCAACTGTGATGATGCATTCTTGAAGCTCCCAAACATTCAGAATGGCGAACTCAAAGATAATTCAA GAACCAGCACTGTGGCAACACTGGACACCGCAAGGACTGGTAGCTTATCCATCTATCATGTTGAGTGTGATATATTGATGAACAGTACAGAAGAGTCCAGGCTGTGCATATGTTGTaagaaatacaagaaaacactatCAGCTATGCTGTCACGTCGCCGAAAAGATCAGAAGACTCATCCCAGCAGTCATACAACTTATGGGAATTTGAGTGCGTCTGAAAAAGATGAGCGCTTGAGAAATCTACACCAGGAGAGCAAAAAAGCAAAGCTTCGTGTTTGTCGATTACAAGAGAAGATTTCAACTGCAGCTACCCAAGACGGTGTAACCTTAAATGTTGATCTGCATGATGATATGAAGGCTATGATGGATGCAACCACAAAGCAAATACATTCTATGTATCCAGAAGGATCTTTTCAACGCCTTTTTTGGGACCAACAGCAAACAGCATGCTCTATAAAGGACTCTCGGTCAATGAAGTGGCACCCACTAGTCATTAAGTGGAGCTTGTATCTCAGACATTTATCTGGAAAATCATATGAACTACTGCGGAAAACAGGATGCATCAAACTGCCTTCACAAAGAACACTGCGTGATTACACCCACTATACATCAACTACCATCGGCTTCTCTGCAGAAACAGATCGAGAGCTTTACGACATTGCTTTTTTGAGTAACGAGCTTAACAGATATGTCTTCTTAGTCATGGATGAAGTTCATATCAAGACTGACCTTGTATATGATAAACACCAGGGTTCTTTAATCGGCTTTGTCAATCTAGGCAACACTAACAATAGACTGCTTGAATTTGAGAATGCTTTAAGTGAGACACAACATGAACAACAACTCGCAAGTTCAATGTTGGTGCTAATGGTGAGAGGCATTTTTCAGAAGTTGAACTACCCATATGCGCAGTTTGCTTGTAACAACCTCAGTGGAGAGTTGATGTTTGACCCTGTGTGGGAGGCAATATCAAGGCTTGAGAGAATGGGCTTCCGTGTTTTAGGAATTACGTGTGATGGTGCATCACCAAATCGTCGATTGTGGAAACTCCACAATGCCAAAGATGAAATGGTCTACAAAGTACCCAACCCTTTTGCACGAGAGGGACCACGTGACTTGCATTTCATATCTGATCCTCCTCATTTGCTAAAAACAATTAGAAATAGCTGGAACAGTAACAAACGAAAATTATGG TGCAATGGTAAAGAAATATCATGGGGGCACTTAGAACAACTTTACCTTGATGATACAGGAGGACCACAAGCAGTACCCCAACAAGGAGGAGTTATTAGACAAGTGAAAAAGCTGAGGTACGAGCATGTTTATTTAACGACGTTTTCGAAGATGAGAGTGGATTTAGCTGCACAA gctCTTAGTGAGACACTGGCTAAGTCGCTTGAAGAGAATTATGGTGAAGAAGTACAGGAAACAGTCAAGTTTGTTAAAATTATCGATAAGTTTTTTGATTGCTTCAACGTATCCAATGCTGTTACTGGATACCACAGCAGGAAATCATTCAAAGATCCCTACACTTCTAAAAAGGATTTTCGTTTGCAA TGGCTTGAAGAAGAATTTTTGCCTTACTTGGAGAACTGGGAGAAAAGTGTCTATGAAAGGGAAGGATTTTCTCCAAAACAAAAGGAAATGATGTTAATACCTAGGGAAACTCGTCTTGGCATCACTGTCACAG TTAAATCATTTGTGGAACTGGTTAAATACATATTCATCATACCAGGCGTTAAAATCTTCTTGAGTGAGAGGCTTTGTCAAGATCCTCTTGAAAATTACTTTGGCTGCCAAAGGCAACGTGGAGGGAGACATGAAAACCCAAATGTCAATGATTTTTGTAAGAATAGTCAGGCACTGAAAGTAATCAATTCTGTTTGTGAAGCATTTCAAAAGGAAATTGCCGTGGCAAGAAGCAGTCTATAG
- the LOC136259654 gene encoding uncharacterized protein isoform X1: protein MMSDLEHFYVSNLDHFAMSTLAVDSGIYSTDTSEIDIDVKIVVDSTEMDNKADSDGDIASSGCTGRNESHTDYLQVPSSIDTLGNTQHRGSLASIVVDVFTPENITTVLKLRLATTITVIICIMLLLFVTPIVWYNVDRPTLELTTIEYESMVRNKCNETEMSNTMLLSDCEINETEYQDCEFDSTILGLHLVYFIGTFLNSSTQCLTDNTLSFFCNATLLLCNGNSFLVDLTEECKEVRDNKCASEWRIVESICDTAVVNFSSYSGDGNLTFSKAPNQNCPPGFDHLSDSRCFPVCGENYLSIDDSSVDYFPIVVTICGIIGFIGGVITLIAYYYRRNKLFQFPQIYIVYNTVSWMIIWWILML, encoded by the exons TTTCTAACCTCGATCACTTTGCCATGAGTACACTAGCAGTTGATAGTGGGATATACTCTACTGATACTTCAGAGATAGATATTGATGTTAAGATTGTGGTGGACAGTACGGAGATGGACAATAAAGCAGATAGTGATGGTGATATAGCCAGTTCAGGATGTACTGGGAGAAATGAATCACACACTGACTACTTGCAAGTACCTAGTAGTATAGATACTTTGGGGAATACTCAGCATAGAGGTTCTCTAGCAAGTATTGTAGTTGACGTTTTTACACCTGAGAACATCACCACTGTTTTAAAGTTGCGATTAGCAACGACTATCACTGTGATTATTTGcataatgttgttgttatttGTTACTCCAATTGTCTGGTACAATGTAGATCGACCTACTTTGGAATTAACCACAATTGAATATGAAAGTATGGTTAGAAATAAATGCAAT GAAACAGAAATGTCTAATACTATGTTATTAAGCGATTGTGAAATAAATGAAACAGAATATCAAGATTGTGAATTTGATTCTACAATTTTGGGTCTACACTTAGTATATTTCATTGGAACGTTTTTGAACAGTTCTACACAGTGTTTGACAGATAATACACTCTCTTTTTTCTGCAATGCAACACTTCTATTGTGTAATGGTAATAGTTTTTTAGTAGACCTGACTGAAGAGTGTAAAGAAGTTAGAGATAACAAATGTGCTTCTGAGTGGAGAATAGTGGAGAGCATTTGTGACACAGCTGTTGTCaatttttcaagttattctggaGATGGGAATTTGACATTCTCAAAGGCTCCAAATCAGAATTGCCCACCTGGATTTGATCATTTAAGTGACTCAAGATGCTTTCCAGTGTGTGGTGAGAATTACTTGTCCATAGACGACAGTTCTGTTGATTACTTCCCAATTGTGGTGACCATATGTGGAATAATTGGTTTTATTGGTGGAGTTATTACTTTAATTGCTTATTACTACAGACGAAATAAATT ATTTCAGTTTCCTCAGATATATATTGTATACAACA
- the LOC136259654 gene encoding uncharacterized protein isoform X3, with protein sequence MSTLAVDSGIYSTDTSEIDIDVKIVVDSTEMDNKADSDGDIASSGCTGRNESHTDYLQVPSSIDTLGNTQHRGSLASIVVDVFTPENITTVLKLRLATTITVIICIMLLLFVTPIVWYNVDRPTLELTTIEYESMVRNKCNETEMSNTMLLSDCEINETEYQDCEFDSTILGLHLVYFIGTFLNSSTQCLTDNTLSFFCNATLLLCNGNSFLVDLTEECKEVRDNKCASEWRIVESICDTAVVNFSSYSGDGNLTFSKAPNQNCPPGFDHLSDSRCFPVCGENYLSIDDSSVDYFPIVVTICGIIGFIGGVITLIAYYYRRNKLFQFPQIYIVYNTVSWMIIWWILML encoded by the exons ATGAGTACACTAGCAGTTGATAGTGGGATATACTCTACTGATACTTCAGAGATAGATATTGATGTTAAGATTGTGGTGGACAGTACGGAGATGGACAATAAAGCAGATAGTGATGGTGATATAGCCAGTTCAGGATGTACTGGGAGAAATGAATCACACACTGACTACTTGCAAGTACCTAGTAGTATAGATACTTTGGGGAATACTCAGCATAGAGGTTCTCTAGCAAGTATTGTAGTTGACGTTTTTACACCTGAGAACATCACCACTGTTTTAAAGTTGCGATTAGCAACGACTATCACTGTGATTATTTGcataatgttgttgttatttGTTACTCCAATTGTCTGGTACAATGTAGATCGACCTACTTTGGAATTAACCACAATTGAATATGAAAGTATGGTTAGAAATAAATGCAAT GAAACAGAAATGTCTAATACTATGTTATTAAGCGATTGTGAAATAAATGAAACAGAATATCAAGATTGTGAATTTGATTCTACAATTTTGGGTCTACACTTAGTATATTTCATTGGAACGTTTTTGAACAGTTCTACACAGTGTTTGACAGATAATACACTCTCTTTTTTCTGCAATGCAACACTTCTATTGTGTAATGGTAATAGTTTTTTAGTAGACCTGACTGAAGAGTGTAAAGAAGTTAGAGATAACAAATGTGCTTCTGAGTGGAGAATAGTGGAGAGCATTTGTGACACAGCTGTTGTCaatttttcaagttattctggaGATGGGAATTTGACATTCTCAAAGGCTCCAAATCAGAATTGCCCACCTGGATTTGATCATTTAAGTGACTCAAGATGCTTTCCAGTGTGTGGTGAGAATTACTTGTCCATAGACGACAGTTCTGTTGATTACTTCCCAATTGTGGTGACCATATGTGGAATAATTGGTTTTATTGGTGGAGTTATTACTTTAATTGCTTATTACTACAGACGAAATAAATT ATTTCAGTTTCCTCAGATATATATTGTATACAACA